In Gossypium raimondii isolate GPD5lz chromosome 12, ASM2569854v1, whole genome shotgun sequence, a single window of DNA contains:
- the LOC105764197 gene encoding uncharacterized protein LOC105764197, with product MIFDTAFTRSNLDCFLHCTTPTLKSQFLPKSEISNLNRLWHPWEREKVEYFTLSDLWDCFDEWSAYGAGIPIVLNDSETLVQYFVPYLSAIQIFTSNPSVNSFREETESGDGERDSFSDSSSEESESDKLWRWEGCSSEEGGSEQDSLCHLNNRLGYLYFQYFERSAPYGRVPLMDKINGLSGRYPGLMSLRSVDLSPASWMAVAWYPIYHIPMGRTIKDLSTCFLTYHTLSSSFQDMDPENEIEGGERKGKEGECISLPPFGMATYKMQGEVWASGNSGRDQERLVSLLSVADSWLKQLRVQHHDFNYFTGIRRG from the exons ATGATTTTCGACACAGCTTTTACGCGATCAAACCTCGACTGCTTTCTTCATTGCACTACACCAACCCTCAAATCCCAATTCCTTCCCAAG AGCGAGATTAGTAACCTTAATCGCTTATGGCACCCTTGGGAGAGAGAAAAGGTTGAATATTTCACATTATCTGATCTTtgggattgttttgatgaatggaGTGCGTATGGAGCTGGAATTCCCATTGTGTTGAACGACAGCGAAACCTTAGTCCAGTACTTTGTTCCTTACCTATCTGCCATTCAAATCTTTACCAGCAATCCTTCTGTCAACAGCTTTAG GGAAGAGACAGAATCAGGTGACGGCGAGAGGGATTCCTTCAGTGATTCAAGCAGTGAAGAGAGCGAGAGTGACAAGTTATGGAGATGGGAGGGATGCTCATCGGAGGAGGGAGGGTCCGAGCAAGACAGCCTTTGCCACCTCAACAATAGGTTGGGTTACCTTTACTTTCAGTATTTCGAGAGATCGGCTCCTTATGGTAGAGTGCCCCTCATGGATAAG ATTAATGGATTATCTGGAAGATACCCAGGTTTGATGTCATTGAGGAGCGTTGATCTTTCTCCAGCTAGTTGGATGGCAGTGGCCTG GTACCCAATTTATCACATTCCCATGGGAAGGACCATAAAGGACTTGTCCACATGCTTCCTTACTTACCACACTCTATCATCTTCTTTCCAAG ATATGGACCCGGAGAATGAGATTGAGGGTGGCGAAAGGAAGGGAAAGGAAGGGGAGTGCATCTCCCTTCCACCATTCGGGATGGCCACATACAAGATGCAAGGGGAAGTGTGGGCCTCGGGCAATTCAGGACGGGACCAAGAAAGGCTAGTGTCGCTTTTAAGCGTGGCAGATTCGTGGCTAAAGCAACTTAGGGTCCAGCATCATGACTTCAACTACTTCACGGGGATTCGACGTGGCTAG